One region of Candidatus Neomarinimicrobiota bacterium genomic DNA includes:
- a CDS encoding zf-HC2 domain-containing protein, producing MQNNECSYISEQFTEYQENSLSPEIRARVDAHLTVCSACHTRFKSLSQILDQLHNSPHKKAKPDFTQNLMLQIEEMNQETFWHKLYSSSYTRIAGSAVAAGLLVALGLNIWIDPISPFSPQSERSFTGVQEAQLKPVESIVGQLDSTQENKSDSLGLNKTTIKSGSSSLQLVNDTK from the coding sequence ATGCAGAATAATGAATGTAGTTACATTTCTGAACAGTTTACAGAATATCAGGAAAATTCGCTTTCGCCAGAAATAAGAGCCCGGGTCGATGCTCATCTAACGGTTTGTAGTGCTTGTCACACACGCTTCAAAAGCCTTAGCCAAATTTTAGATCAACTTCACAATTCCCCTCATAAAAAAGCAAAACCAGATTTTACTCAGAACCTGATGCTCCAGATCGAGGAAATGAATCAGGAAACTTTCTGGCACAAATTGTACAGTTCTTCCTATACCCGGATCGCAGGATCTGCTGTGGCCGCTGGTTTGCTCGTAGCCCTGGGATTGAATATTTGGATTGATCCGATCTCACCATTCTCTCCCCAGAGTGAACGCAGCTTTACTGGAGTACAAGAAGCTCAGCTAAAGCCGGTTGAATCAATAGTCGGGCAACTTGATAGCACACAGGAAAATAAATCTGATTCACTCGGTCTGAACAAGACTACCATTAAGTCCGGTAGCTCCTCCCTGCAACTTGTTAACGACACAAAATAA
- a CDS encoding sigma-70 family RNA polymerase sigma factor, with the protein MAEKIQKTDEQLIAEFQGGNELAFVELVDRYKDRLINFVYRFLNDMTDAEDLVQETFLKVYKKKHAYREIAKFSTWIYTIAGNLARSELRKRKRRKTFTMSQLSFEDNEFTPVDPGKDTEGIVFNTYAGEEIMKAIKQLVEPFKTIIILRDIQELSYEDISTILDIPMGTVKSRVNRARLKLQETLGYLRE; encoded by the coding sequence ATGGCTGAAAAAATCCAAAAAACAGATGAACAACTCATCGCTGAATTTCAGGGTGGGAATGAGCTTGCCTTTGTAGAATTGGTGGATCGCTATAAAGATCGTTTGATCAACTTTGTGTACCGCTTTCTAAATGATATGACTGATGCTGAAGATCTGGTGCAGGAAACTTTCCTCAAGGTCTACAAGAAAAAGCATGCCTATAGAGAGATCGCTAAATTCTCTACCTGGATCTACACGATCGCTGGTAATCTGGCTCGCTCTGAACTACGAAAACGAAAACGCCGCAAAACCTTCACCATGTCTCAACTATCATTCGAAGACAATGAATTTACCCCGGTGGACCCTGGCAAAGATACTGAAGGTATTGTTTTTAATACTTATGCCGGTGAAGAGATCATGAAAGCCATCAAACAGTTGGTGGAACCTTTTAAGACGATCATAATTTTGCGAGATATTCAGGAACTTTCCTACGAAGACATCAGTACAATACTCGACATTCCAATGGGAACGGTCAAGTCACGTGTGAACAGAGCACGTTTGAAATTACAGGAAACATTAGGTTACCTTAGGGAGTAG
- the holA gene encoding DNA polymerase III subunit delta, whose amino-acid sequence MPGTASVSLSWEWPTSNMAAYSNKLPDQSQVMTDLHNGELASLYFARGSDPYLYRQFLTTLKSVFKTRFGENADYIQRWGIDLKLATDVSSLLEGGGLFTSASLIMLHDIQDANVQVKTNLADMLKNLAPHTIVLVHYSIGDNRQAKWLGAIQNVSRAFSINSPEPAELPRVVASMAQHHELDLDKAAIYRLIELSKGELAIIENELEKLALYLDDPKQTIGRELIDRIAGAVENAQVGQFVEAFSNRDRQTAIQALVEIHRQGKEGLPYLVAVLYNRLVQLMALREPLEARKSIGQGTTSYYFLKKLESVSRMYSLAELQLATRELAKLDLQFRLGSLDMLSAFSTWVAKVV is encoded by the coding sequence TTGCCTGGTACTGCTTCAGTATCGCTTTCCTGGGAATGGCCTACTTCTAACATGGCAGCCTATTCAAATAAACTTCCAGATCAATCTCAAGTTATGACTGACCTGCATAATGGAGAGTTGGCATCTCTCTATTTTGCCAGAGGCTCTGATCCATATCTGTATCGCCAATTCTTGACCACGCTTAAATCTGTTTTTAAAACGCGTTTCGGTGAAAATGCAGATTATATCCAACGTTGGGGGATTGATCTGAAGCTTGCCACTGATGTTAGTTCATTATTGGAAGGGGGCGGGCTCTTTACATCAGCCAGCTTGATCATGCTCCATGATATTCAAGATGCCAATGTTCAGGTTAAAACCAATTTGGCAGATATGTTGAAAAATTTGGCACCTCATACTATTGTACTGGTTCACTACTCCATCGGCGATAACCGACAAGCAAAATGGCTGGGTGCCATCCAGAATGTGTCCCGGGCTTTTAGTATAAATAGTCCAGAACCTGCTGAACTTCCCCGTGTTGTTGCATCCATGGCCCAGCACCATGAACTTGATCTTGATAAAGCAGCCATCTATCGCTTGATCGAATTGAGCAAAGGTGAATTGGCTATCATTGAAAATGAGTTGGAAAAATTAGCATTATACCTGGATGATCCCAAGCAGACCATCGGACGCGAATTGATCGATCGGATAGCCGGTGCTGTTGAAAATGCTCAAGTCGGTCAATTTGTTGAAGCATTTTCAAATCGTGATCGACAAACAGCTATTCAAGCCCTGGTCGAGATCCACCGTCAAGGAAAGGAGGGTCTTCCTTACCTGGTTGCCGTATTATATAACAGGCTTGTTCAACTCATGGCATTACGGGAGCCACTCGAGGCGCGCAAGTCCATCGGGCAGGGAACGACTTCCTACTACTTTCTTAAGAAATTGGAGTCAGTATCCCGTATGTATTCATTGGCCGAACTTCAGTTGGCAACCCGTGAATTGGCAAAACTCGACCTGCAATTTAGATTAGGCTCCCTGGATATGCTGTCGGCATTTTCCACCTGGGTAGCAAAGGTTGTATAG
- the uppP gene encoding undecaprenyl-diphosphatase UppP, translated as MSPFSAAILAVVQGLTEFLPVSSSGHLVLGEALLGSHAFADSIAFELVVHLGTFLAVLVIFWQDIINLITVFFPRLLAPQKWSAEFHSNSEFKLTVLMIVGMLPAGIVGLLLRDQISDLFSDPVQVSIALLVTGGMLLSTKYYRKANQPIDLKKALLIGLAQALALIPGISRSGSTITMALALGIKQEQAARFSFIMVLPLIFAATVLELKDLLEVGINADEGLILLIGLVISFIVGFFSLKWLLQLLKGGKFHYFAWYCFSIAFLGMAYF; from the coding sequence ATGAGTCCCTTTAGTGCCGCAATTTTAGCAGTGGTTCAGGGGTTAACTGAGTTTTTACCTGTTTCCAGCTCAGGTCATCTGGTACTGGGCGAGGCTCTGTTGGGTTCACATGCTTTCGCCGATAGTATCGCCTTTGAACTGGTCGTTCATTTAGGGACGTTTCTTGCCGTACTGGTAATATTTTGGCAGGATATCATCAATCTCATAACCGTGTTTTTTCCACGCCTTTTGGCACCGCAAAAATGGTCGGCTGAGTTCCATTCAAATTCAGAGTTCAAACTGACAGTGCTCATGATCGTTGGGATGCTTCCGGCAGGGATCGTAGGCCTGCTCTTACGGGATCAGATCAGTGACCTGTTTTCAGACCCGGTTCAGGTGAGCATTGCTTTATTGGTTACTGGTGGGATGCTCTTATCAACAAAATATTATCGGAAAGCCAACCAACCAATTGATTTAAAGAAGGCTCTGTTGATCGGCCTTGCTCAGGCTTTGGCGCTGATCCCCGGGATCTCCAGATCCGGATCAACGATCACCATGGCTTTAGCTCTCGGGATCAAACAAGAACAAGCTGCCCGGTTCAGTTTTATTATGGTTTTACCGCTCATTTTTGCAGCTACTGTTCTTGAGCTTAAAGACCTGCTGGAGGTTGGTATCAATGCTGATGAAGGTTTGATCCTGCTGATCGGCCTGGTCATTTCATTCATTGTCGGTTTCTTTAGCTTAAAATGGTTACTGCAGTTGCTCAAAGGGGGAAAATTTCATTATTTTGCCTGGTACTGCTTCAGTATCGCTTTCCTGGGAATGGCCTACTTCTAA
- a CDS encoding polyphenol oxidase family protein translates to MLGFSTRPGGQSSAPFQGLNMSTSRGDSLQNVTANRQLFLDQFNTVESQLAQPVQISQAGIEIVKYPGKYSARDALITDTPGVYLSILTADCSPILIWSEAYPLVAAVHSGWQGSELDILGKTLGLILDSFTVTPASINLVIGPGLGQDNFEVGAEFSTKFPATYLKEAVNSDRFYFDNNNYLKDTALNFGIPADQIEILPYCSYRDSDLFFSHRRDQGVTGRMMSVIGIPT, encoded by the coding sequence ATGCTGGGTTTTTCCACTCGCCCGGGAGGGCAGAGTTCTGCTCCTTTCCAGGGACTTAACATGTCTACTTCCAGAGGTGACTCCCTGCAAAATGTCACAGCAAATCGACAATTATTTCTGGATCAGTTTAACACGGTTGAATCGCAACTTGCCCAACCTGTCCAAATCAGTCAGGCTGGAATTGAGATCGTAAAATATCCAGGTAAATACAGCGCACGAGATGCTCTGATAACCGACACACCGGGGGTCTACTTAAGTATTTTAACTGCTGATTGTTCTCCCATTCTGATCTGGTCTGAAGCGTATCCTCTGGTGGCTGCAGTTCATTCCGGTTGGCAGGGGTCAGAACTGGATATCCTTGGAAAAACCTTAGGGCTGATCCTGGATTCGTTCACCGTTACACCAGCTTCAATCAATCTGGTCATTGGTCCAGGCTTGGGTCAGGATAATTTTGAAGTGGGTGCTGAATTCTCTACCAAGTTTCCAGCGACCTATTTAAAAGAAGCTGTCAACAGTGATCGATTCTATTTTGACAATAACAATTATTTGAAGGACACTGCTCTGAATTTTGGTATTCCGGCTGATCAGATAGAGATATTGCCCTATTGCAGCTATCGTGATTCCGATCTATTCTTTTCGCATCGTCGGGATCAGGGAGTTACCGGCCGTATGATGTCCGTGATCGGGATACCCACATGA
- a CDS encoding penicillin-binding protein activator, translating into MFNRLLFLLIPLLLFGARPEFKEGVNLYEQGSYWEALRIFAELSDEDASLNKQRSASSYMRIRCYNKLGFNQRALMLAREFPGTFPASDYLDDLQFLLGEIYLDLGDVREAAWNFAGSAAVTRDKKIRRAAREYTESLVGTVCDVDDLHVLATRSIDRTGQFLALLVAERFLKDGNQSESLNILFNLRPYIQDDDLRRRAMHLYDRFGALQPDTLHIAVVLPLSGALTTIGTPILDGIRYAAMTYMDSTSQSVNLHIYDNRSKLSESIRIARQVRDDPRIIAQIGPLTNENIKGTAAVLEGHQIPIIAPAATENQLTNLSTGIFQFRATRERKAIAMAEYAVRTLGMKTFAIIAPSTEYGQQFADNFATRVDELGGLIQYQGWYVGEPTDLSKVHFRRIREQGLEELYLKMQEDSLRLDSLLTGMITEGDSVNIYEEQLQPILRKSRPTRGDSLKVELSHIDGMFFPIHEGSIPYILYQLASNNLTTHILGDENWLDRAILKKNASYIPELTLVAGNRLGFQEIASSYSDEYIRLFNRHPEQYDLMGFDAMGMVLNASQYAGGSGSRLWEVLINSPGYEGLVHQVQWGGNTRRENDLVFLMDYVDKGFELTGYYDNFGFFSMDSLDSLEMESPSEIE; encoded by the coding sequence ATGTTCAATCGTCTATTATTTCTACTCATCCCTTTGCTTCTATTCGGCGCACGACCTGAATTTAAGGAAGGTGTAAATCTTTATGAGCAAGGCTCTTATTGGGAAGCCCTCCGGATATTTGCAGAACTGTCAGATGAAGATGCATCTTTGAATAAACAACGATCTGCTTCATCATATATGCGTATTCGTTGCTATAATAAACTGGGTTTTAACCAGCGGGCCCTCATGTTGGCGCGTGAATTTCCAGGAACTTTTCCAGCTAGTGATTACCTCGATGATCTGCAATTTTTATTGGGTGAAATTTATCTGGATCTGGGAGATGTTCGTGAAGCCGCCTGGAATTTTGCCGGTTCAGCAGCTGTAACTCGTGACAAGAAAATCCGCAGGGCTGCTCGTGAGTACACCGAATCTTTGGTGGGAACGGTCTGTGATGTGGATGATCTGCATGTACTGGCCACCAGATCAATAGACCGAACGGGACAATTCCTGGCCCTGTTGGTCGCTGAACGATTTCTAAAGGACGGTAACCAGAGTGAGTCCCTGAATATCCTGTTTAATCTCAGACCCTATATCCAGGATGATGATTTACGTAGACGAGCCATGCATTTATATGATCGATTCGGTGCTCTCCAACCGGACACACTGCATATCGCAGTGGTTCTACCGCTGTCAGGAGCTCTAACTACCATCGGAACACCTATTCTGGACGGGATCAGATATGCCGCCATGACATATATGGATAGCACAAGTCAATCCGTGAATCTGCACATTTATGACAACAGAAGTAAATTGTCAGAGAGCATTAGAATTGCCAGACAGGTAAGAGATGACCCCCGTATTATTGCTCAGATCGGTCCCTTGACCAATGAGAATATCAAAGGGACAGCTGCTGTGTTGGAAGGACATCAGATTCCCATCATTGCTCCTGCAGCTACCGAGAACCAATTGACAAATCTTTCAACTGGAATTTTCCAATTTCGAGCCACTCGTGAACGTAAAGCAATTGCCATGGCTGAATATGCAGTAAGAACTCTGGGGATGAAAACATTTGCTATCATTGCACCCTCTACTGAGTACGGACAGCAATTTGCTGATAATTTTGCCACCAGGGTGGACGAATTGGGTGGACTGATCCAATATCAGGGATGGTATGTCGGGGAGCCCACTGATCTTTCCAAAGTTCATTTTCGCAGGATCAGGGAACAGGGTCTCGAAGAATTGTATCTGAAAATGCAGGAGGACTCTCTCCGTCTGGATTCTTTATTAACTGGGATGATCACTGAGGGTGATTCGGTCAATATCTATGAAGAACAATTGCAACCCATCTTAAGAAAATCACGACCCACTCGTGGAGATTCACTTAAAGTTGAGTTATCTCATATCGACGGTATGTTTTTCCCAATTCACGAAGGCAGTATCCCCTATATTTTGTATCAGCTTGCCAGCAATAATCTCACAACCCATATTCTTGGAGACGAGAATTGGCTAGACAGAGCCATACTGAAAAAGAACGCCAGCTATATACCTGAATTAACTCTGGTTGCGGGGAACCGTCTCGGATTCCAGGAGATTGCCAGCTCATATTCCGATGAGTATATCCGTCTATTTAATCGTCATCCAGAACAATATGATCTTATGGGGTTTGATGCCATGGGCATGGTTTTAAATGCTTCTCAATATGCAGGCGGCTCCGGCAGTAGACTCTGGGAAGTATTGATCAATTCACCTGGCTATGAAGGATTGGTGCATCAGGTACAGTGGGGGGGGAATACCAGACGTGAGAATGATCTTGTATTTCTAATGGATTATGTAGACAAAGGCTTTGAGCTCACCGGCTATTATGATAATTTTGGCTTCTTCTCCATGGATAGCTTGGATAGTCTTGAAATGGAGTCCCCATCAGAGATCGAGTAA
- the glmS gene encoding glutamine--fructose-6-phosphate transaminase (isomerizing), protein MCGIVGYIGHNNAVPVVIEGLQRLEYRGYDSCGIALLQRSGIGLEKVTGKVSELQGALAQKQISSQVGIGHTRWATHGPPTMHNAHPHVSQDGKVAIVHNGIIENYQILKSELVSNGYEFSSDTDTEVVVALISQAYHGNLESAVREALSHVVGAYGVAIIHADEPEKIVCTRKGAPLIMAVGEDEYFVASDVAAILKYSKDVIYLDNEEIGVLTPDGIKTYSSDQHQIAKKIHKITFDLEEIEKSGYEHFMLKEIFSQPDTIHDAMRGRLLPEEGNAHLGGINHMIGSILHADQRYFTACGTSWHAGLIGEMMFEQFARLPAEVEYASEFRYREPLVDAKSIVFAISQSGETADTLAAIQEAKNRNATVLGICNVVGSSIARETEAGVYIHAGPEIGVASTKAFTSQVTVLSLLTLKLARLMGMSDADGHEIAQAMQRLPEDVGWILKQADQIAEIAKLYADASNFLYLGRGVNFPVALEGALKLKEISYIHAEGYPAAEMKHGPIALIDKSMPIVAIAPQDKTYDKILSNIEEVKARHGRVIALATQGDTRIKDVVDHVLYVPPALSFTAPILNVIPLQLLSYYIAVERGCNVDQPRNLAKSVTVE, encoded by the coding sequence ATGTGTGGTATAGTAGGATACATCGGTCATAATAATGCTGTTCCAGTAGTCATTGAAGGCCTGCAGCGCCTGGAATACCGGGGTTATGATTCATGCGGAATTGCCCTCTTGCAGAGGAGTGGTATTGGTCTTGAAAAGGTCACTGGGAAAGTAAGCGAACTCCAGGGAGCTCTTGCTCAAAAGCAGATCAGTAGTCAAGTGGGTATTGGCCATACCCGGTGGGCAACTCATGGTCCACCTACTATGCACAACGCCCATCCCCATGTTAGCCAGGATGGCAAGGTGGCCATTGTTCATAATGGTATCATTGAGAATTATCAGATCCTTAAAAGTGAACTTGTCAGCAATGGTTATGAATTCAGCAGTGATACTGATACAGAAGTAGTCGTAGCTTTAATCAGCCAAGCTTATCATGGTAATCTTGAATCCGCAGTTCGAGAAGCCCTCTCACATGTTGTGGGTGCTTATGGGGTGGCAATTATCCATGCAGATGAGCCAGAAAAAATTGTTTGTACCCGTAAAGGGGCTCCTCTGATCATGGCTGTTGGAGAGGATGAATATTTTGTCGCTTCTGATGTGGCGGCAATTTTAAAATATTCCAAAGATGTGATCTATCTGGACAATGAGGAGATCGGTGTTTTGACCCCGGACGGTATTAAAACCTATTCCAGTGATCAGCATCAGATAGCAAAAAAGATTCACAAAATCACCTTCGATCTGGAGGAGATCGAAAAAAGTGGTTATGAGCATTTCATGCTCAAGGAAATCTTCAGTCAACCCGATACTATTCACGATGCCATGCGTGGTCGTTTGTTGCCTGAGGAGGGTAATGCCCACCTGGGAGGCATCAATCACATGATTGGATCCATTCTCCATGCCGATCAACGCTATTTTACAGCTTGTGGAACCTCCTGGCATGCCGGCCTCATTGGTGAAATGATGTTCGAGCAGTTTGCCCGCCTGCCTGCTGAAGTGGAATATGCCAGTGAATTTCGCTATCGTGAACCTCTGGTTGATGCTAAATCCATAGTTTTCGCTATCAGTCAATCCGGCGAAACGGCAGACACCCTGGCAGCTATTCAGGAAGCCAAAAATCGTAATGCTACGGTTCTGGGTATCTGTAATGTTGTGGGTAGCTCCATTGCTCGGGAAACCGAAGCAGGAGTCTATATCCATGCCGGCCCTGAGATCGGTGTCGCCTCTACCAAAGCATTTACTTCGCAGGTAACTGTCCTTTCTTTGTTAACGCTGAAACTGGCTCGACTGATGGGCATGAGTGATGCTGATGGGCATGAGATTGCCCAGGCTATGCAGCGTCTACCTGAAGATGTGGGGTGGATCTTGAAACAGGCTGATCAGATCGCTGAAATTGCCAAATTGTATGCTGATGCCTCTAATTTTCTATATCTGGGCAGGGGTGTGAATTTTCCGGTTGCACTGGAAGGTGCCTTGAAACTCAAGGAGATCTCTTACATCCATGCTGAAGGGTATCCTGCAGCTGAAATGAAGCATGGTCCCATTGCCTTGATCGATAAGTCCATGCCCATTGTAGCCATTGCCCCTCAGGATAAGACCTATGATAAGATCCTCAGCAATATTGAAGAGGTCAAAGCCCGGCACGGACGGGTGATCGCCTTGGCTACCCAGGGAGATACACGGATTAAAGATGTGGTTGACCATGTTCTGTATGTGCCACCAGCTCTTTCCTTTACCGCTCCTATCCTGAATGTGATCCCGCTTCAACTATTGTCATATTATATAGCAGTTGAACGCGGTTGTAATGTGGATCAGCCCAGAAACCTGGCTAAAAGCGTGACAGTGGAGTAA
- the guaA gene encoding glutamine-hydrolyzing GMP synthase has protein sequence MHELVLILDFGSQYTQLIARRIREEQVYCRIVHSDITAEAIQEIGAKALVLSGGPNSSFEEGAPQIDPGVFDLGLPILGVCYGLQLIARHYKGNVEPGITREYGPMGIHFPVETPLFEGVSAGSQVWMSHGDHVESIPHEFQVIARSSGELIAGIAHRTQPHYGVQFHPEVNHTVQGQTIISNFLFRIAGFNRDWTSSSFVKDTVQQIRETVGDRRVLLGLSGGVDSSVLAFLMHEAIGDNCLPVFIDNGLLRANEPAEVKALFEASHIKIFQHDYSREFLAELAGVKEPEQKRKIIGRVFIESFEEVARSFENIEYLAQGTLYPDVIESGAVSGHAVMIKSHHNVGGLPEEMTLKIIEPFKELFKDEVRAVGRVLNVPAKIIGRHPFPGPGLAVRCLGGVSKDRLEVLKAADKIFIETLYETDWYDKIWQAFTVLLPLQTVGVMGDKRTYENVLAIRAVHSMDGMTADWVRIPYEILAEVSSKIVNSVSGVNRVVYDITSKPPGTIEWE, from the coding sequence ATGCATGAGTTAGTGCTGATTCTGGATTTTGGATCACAGTATACCCAGCTGATCGCTCGGCGTATTCGCGAAGAACAGGTTTACTGTCGAATCGTTCATTCTGATATTACAGCTGAGGCGATCCAGGAAATAGGAGCCAAAGCGCTTGTCCTGTCCGGTGGCCCGAATAGCAGCTTTGAAGAGGGCGCCCCCCAGATTGATCCCGGTGTGTTTGACCTGGGACTTCCTATCCTGGGTGTTTGCTATGGATTACAGCTCATTGCACGGCATTATAAAGGTAATGTTGAACCGGGGATCACGCGTGAATACGGTCCCATGGGAATTCACTTTCCTGTTGAGACACCCCTGTTTGAAGGCGTCTCTGCAGGATCCCAGGTCTGGATGAGTCATGGCGATCATGTCGAATCAATTCCTCATGAATTCCAGGTCATCGCCCGTTCTTCCGGTGAACTGATCGCCGGGATCGCCCACCGAACCCAACCTCATTACGGTGTCCAATTCCATCCCGAGGTAAACCATACAGTTCAGGGTCAGACCATTATCAGCAACTTTTTGTTTAGAATCGCTGGATTCAATCGAGATTGGACCTCCTCCAGTTTTGTGAAGGATACAGTCCAACAAATTCGTGAAACAGTGGGGGATCGTAGAGTTTTACTGGGTTTGAGTGGTGGTGTGGATTCATCTGTTTTAGCCTTTCTAATGCATGAGGCAATTGGCGATAATTGTCTTCCGGTCTTTATCGACAACGGTTTGCTGAGAGCAAATGAACCTGCTGAGGTTAAAGCGCTCTTTGAAGCCTCTCACATCAAGATATTTCAACATGATTATTCCCGGGAATTTCTTGCAGAATTGGCCGGAGTAAAAGAACCTGAACAGAAACGTAAGATCATTGGTCGGGTTTTTATCGAATCTTTTGAAGAAGTGGCCAGATCCTTTGAAAATATTGAATACTTAGCCCAGGGCACTCTGTATCCGGATGTTATTGAAAGTGGCGCGGTTTCAGGGCATGCAGTAATGATAAAAAGTCATCATAATGTGGGCGGTTTACCTGAAGAAATGACTCTCAAGATCATAGAGCCCTTCAAAGAGCTATTTAAAGATGAAGTGCGGGCCGTTGGCAGAGTCCTGAATGTGCCGGCCAAGATCATTGGACGTCACCCCTTTCCCGGTCCGGGACTGGCAGTAAGATGTTTGGGAGGTGTCAGCAAAGATCGTCTGGAAGTTTTGAAAGCAGCAGATAAAATCTTCATTGAAACGCTGTACGAAACCGATTGGTATGACAAGATCTGGCAGGCTTTCACTGTACTTCTTCCCTTACAGACCGTTGGCGTTATGGGAGATAAACGAACCTATGAGAATGTGTTGGCGATCCGGGCTGTCCATAGTATGGATGGCATGACTGCAGACTGGGTTAGAATTCCCTACGAAATCCTCGCTGAGGTTTCCAGCAAGATCGTAAATTCCGTAAGTGGCGTTAATCGGGTTGTTTATGATATAACCTCCAAACCCCCAGGAACTATTGAGTGGGAGTAG
- the surE gene encoding 5'/3'-nucleotidase SurE, whose product MSKPKILLTNDDGINAPGILALAEILADQAEIYIVAPISEMSAMGHAITISDPLKVTEIFRNDTHYGWGIGGTPADCVKLAINGHLIPRPDLVISGINQGANVGVDIIYSGTVSAAYEGTILGIPAMAISLNSFSQKDFSAAAEIAQIMVNRILNEGLPQGTLLNVNVPKGALSAFQGMCITRQGSGTYEEKLERREDPRKRVYYWLSGTRIYQDSDPDLDENAIRSGWVSITPLYYELTNHSFLESLRSWKLELG is encoded by the coding sequence ATGTCTAAACCTAAGATCCTGCTAACCAATGATGACGGAATAAATGCTCCCGGTATCCTTGCTTTAGCCGAAATACTTGCTGATCAGGCTGAGATCTATATCGTAGCTCCCATCTCTGAAATGAGTGCCATGGGACATGCCATTACCATCTCGGATCCCCTGAAAGTAACAGAGATATTTAGAAACGATACTCACTATGGTTGGGGAATAGGGGGCACTCCGGCTGATTGTGTCAAGTTGGCTATCAATGGTCACTTGATACCCCGACCTGACCTGGTAATATCCGGAATCAATCAGGGAGCCAACGTTGGTGTGGATATCATCTATTCGGGTACCGTGTCGGCCGCATACGAAGGTACCATCCTGGGCATTCCTGCAATGGCCATATCTTTGAATTCTTTTTCGCAAAAAGATTTTTCGGCGGCTGCGGAGATCGCCCAGATCATGGTGAATAGAATTCTTAATGAAGGTTTACCCCAAGGTACCCTGCTGAACGTTAACGTGCCGAAAGGAGCTCTCAGTGCTTTTCAGGGCATGTGTATCACCCGACAGGGAAGTGGTACCTATGAAGAGAAATTGGAACGTCGAGAGGATCCACGGAAGCGGGTTTATTACTGGCTTTCAGGCACTCGAATCTATCAGGATTCTGATCCGGATCTGGATGAGAATGCCATTAGATCAGGCTGGGTTTCCATTACTCCTCTCTATTATGAACTTACCAACCACAGCTTTCTGGAATCCCTGCGATCCTGGAAACTGGAACTTGGGTAA